The following coding sequences lie in one Heyndrickxia oleronia genomic window:
- the ylqF gene encoding ribosome biogenesis GTPase YlqF: MTIQWFPGHMAKARREVTEKLKLVDIIFELVDARIPVSSANPMLEEIIQQKPRLILLNKADMADREITNSWLKYYEQNDKKALAINSQAGSGLHQIVNAAQEILKPKFDRMRAKGMKPRAIRAMIIGIPNVGKSTLINRLAKKNIAKTGNMPGITKSQQWIKVGKELELLDTPGILWPKFEDQEVGYKLALTGAIKDTILNLQDIAVYALRFLENHYPNRLTERYELSEIPNDILPLFNHIGTLRGCLMSKGEVDYDKTAETIIRDIRSEKLGSISFDLPEDQAEED; the protein is encoded by the coding sequence ATGACGATACAATGGTTTCCAGGGCATATGGCGAAAGCTCGAAGGGAAGTAACAGAAAAACTTAAATTAGTAGATATTATTTTTGAATTGGTTGATGCAAGGATTCCTGTTTCATCAGCCAATCCAATGCTAGAAGAAATCATTCAACAGAAGCCACGCTTAATATTATTAAATAAAGCAGATATGGCAGATAGAGAGATCACAAATAGTTGGTTAAAATACTATGAACAAAACGATAAAAAGGCATTAGCGATAAACTCACAAGCTGGCAGTGGCTTGCACCAGATTGTTAATGCTGCACAGGAAATACTTAAGCCGAAATTTGACCGTATGAGAGCAAAAGGAATGAAGCCGAGAGCAATCAGAGCAATGATTATTGGCATTCCTAATGTCGGTAAGTCTACCTTGATTAATCGTCTTGCGAAAAAGAATATTGCGAAAACTGGTAATATGCCTGGAATTACTAAATCACAGCAATGGATTAAGGTGGGAAAGGAACTAGAGCTTCTTGATACCCCTGGGATTCTCTGGCCAAAATTTGAGGATCAAGAGGTTGGTTATAAATTAGCATTGACAGGTGCAATTAAAGATACGATATTAAATTTACAAGATATTGCTGTATATGCTTTACGTTTTCTTGAAAACCATTATCCGAATCGATTAACGGAAAGATATGAGCTATCGGAGATCCCTAACGATATTTTGCCTCTGTTTAACCATATAGGGACATTAAGGGGATGTTTAATGTCAAAAGGTGAAGTAGACTATGATAAAACAGCTGAAACCATCATTAGGGATATTCGCTCTGAAAAATTAGGTAGCATATCATTTGATTTACCAGAAGATCAAGCTGAAGAGGATTGA
- the lepB gene encoding signal peptidase I has translation MSKQKNELWEWTKALLIAVLLAVIIRYFLFAPIVVDGSSMMPTLHNGDRMIVNRFGKPDRFDIIVFHAPEKKDYIKRVIGLPGDRIEYKDDILYINGKAYKEPYLDEAKKEIAVGTLTEDFTLRDYIGRDTVPEGEIFVMGDNRRGSKDSRSIGTIPIKKVIGDTKLIWWPISDIRIVK, from the coding sequence ATGTCAAAACAAAAAAACGAATTATGGGAATGGACAAAAGCTTTACTAATTGCGGTTCTTCTTGCAGTTATTATTCGTTATTTTTTATTTGCACCAATTGTTGTTGATGGGTCATCGATGATGCCTACACTACATAATGGAGATCGCATGATTGTTAATCGATTTGGAAAGCCCGATCGTTTTGATATCATCGTTTTCCATGCACCAGAAAAGAAGGATTATATTAAACGAGTGATTGGTTTACCTGGGGACAGAATTGAATATAAAGATGATATTCTTTACATAAATGGTAAAGCCTATAAAGAACCTTATCTAGATGAGGCAAAGAAAGAAATCGCGGTTGGTACATTAACAGAAGATTTTACGTTGAGGGACTATATTGGCAGAGATACTGTCCCAGAAGGTGAAATTTTTGTAATGGGGGATAATCGTCGAGGTAGTAAGGATAGTCGAAGTATTGGAACAATCCCAATAAAAAAAGTAATTGGTGATACGAAATTAATATGGTGGCCAATTTCTGATATTAGGATTGTAAAGTAA
- the rplS gene encoding 50S ribosomal protein L19, with the protein MHKIIEEITKDQLRSDIPAFRPGDTVRVHVKVIEGTRERIQLFEGVVIKRRGGGISETFTVRKISYGVGVERTFPVHTPKIAKFEVVRRGKVRRAKLYYLRNLRGKAARIKEIR; encoded by the coding sequence ATGCACAAAATTATTGAAGAAATCACAAAAGATCAACTTCGCTCTGATATTCCAGCGTTCCGTCCTGGTGATACTGTACGTGTTCACGTTAAAGTTATCGAGGGAACTCGCGAACGTATCCAGTTATTCGAAGGTGTTGTAATTAAACGCCGTGGTGGTGGAATCAGCGAAACTTTCACAGTTCGTAAAATTTCTTATGGTGTTGGTGTAGAACGTACTTTCCCTGTTCACACTCCTAAGATTGCGAAGTTTGAAGTAGTGCGTCGCGGTAAAGTTCGCCGTGCGAAACTTTACTACCTACGTAATTTACGTGGTAAAGCCGCTCGTATTAAAGAAATTCGTTAA